In one Pyxidicoccus xibeiensis genomic region, the following are encoded:
- a CDS encoding dienelactone hydrolase family protein: MSRRVARRTLGASLVALLALGLWAGPDWLRGLAFVARAADLQGDAAEALSRWRTGPFDVKELQVPTRHGPARARLYRPVEGRGRTVVLTSGVHADGIDEPRLVKLAGNLASGGLAVLTPEPADLLRYEITPRLPDVIEDAALWAAAQPDLAPDGKVGLFGISFSGGLSVVAAGRPALKDRVAATLSFGGHGDLPRVLAFLCTGELPDGSRLAPHDYGVVVILLNVADRLVPPEQVEPLRAAIRTFLRASHLTLTDGRLAEETFARARALQAQLPEPAATLMGHVNTRDVAALGPTLLPYVKAFAADPSLSPARSPAPAAPVYLLHGAGDTVIPAMESVLLAQALRPHTEVHQLATPLISHAEVDRQAEAADVWRLVGFWSDLLDE; encoded by the coding sequence ATGAGCCGCCGGGTCGCCCGCCGGACGCTGGGCGCCTCGCTGGTGGCACTGCTGGCCCTGGGCCTGTGGGCGGGGCCGGACTGGCTGCGCGGCCTGGCCTTCGTGGCGCGCGCGGCGGACCTCCAGGGTGACGCGGCCGAGGCGCTGTCGCGCTGGCGCACCGGGCCCTTCGACGTGAAGGAGCTCCAGGTCCCCACGCGGCACGGCCCGGCGCGGGCCCGGCTCTACCGTCCCGTCGAGGGGCGGGGGCGCACGGTGGTGCTCACCTCGGGCGTCCACGCGGACGGCATCGACGAGCCGCGCCTGGTGAAGCTGGCCGGGAACCTGGCCTCGGGCGGGCTCGCGGTGCTCACGCCCGAGCCCGCGGACCTGCTGCGCTACGAAATCACCCCGCGCCTGCCCGACGTCATCGAGGACGCCGCCCTGTGGGCCGCGGCGCAGCCCGACCTGGCCCCGGACGGGAAGGTGGGCCTGTTCGGCATCAGCTTCTCCGGCGGGCTGTCGGTGGTGGCCGCCGGCCGGCCCGCGCTGAAGGACCGGGTGGCCGCCACGCTCTCCTTCGGCGGGCACGGCGACCTGCCCCGGGTGCTGGCCTTCCTGTGCACGGGCGAGCTGCCGGACGGCAGCCGCCTGGCACCCCACGACTACGGGGTGGTGGTCATCCTCCTCAACGTGGCGGACCGGCTGGTGCCGCCCGAGCAGGTGGAGCCGCTGCGCGCGGCCATCCGCACCTTCCTGCGGGCCTCGCACCTGACGCTCACCGACGGGCGGCTCGCGGAGGAGACCTTCGCCCGAGCGCGCGCGCTGCAGGCGCAGCTGCCCGAGCCCGCCGCCACGCTGATGGGCCACGTGAATACCCGCGACGTCGCGGCGCTCGGCCCCACGCTGCTGCCGTACGTGAAGGCCTTCGCCGCGGACCCGTCGTTGTCCCCGGCCCGCTCGCCCGCTCCGGCCGCTCCCGTCTACCTGCTCCACGGCGCGGGGGACACGGTGATTCCCGCCATGGAGTCCGTGCTGCTGGCCCAGGCGCTGCGGCCGCACACGGAGGTCCACCAGCTGGCC
- a CDS encoding hybrid sensor histidine kinase/response regulator — protein MHATLVAVPSAVAEEIERRLRESEAGRPCHVLRVAGAVALPVESVTEGLVVAWDEGGPLEAALATCQRIHASRVASRTHFVLLTGRAPSDTEALAEAGADECVAPPGAHWGARLVALSRRLQAERAGADLQSMRRTGDFLRSALDALPDPLFVKDRQHRWVAVNSAFCRFMGHTADELLGRSDYDFVPAHEADVFWRKDEQVFRSGVTDENEETHTGSTGQSRHLVTKKASFSSADGESFLVAVIRDVTDRKLLESQLMLAERMASVGTLAAGVAHEINNPLAYVSSNLSFLRDRLSQAELAPEQLPELREVVAEAEEGAGRVNAIVRDLRTFARAEEDGHGPVDITRVVDGALRLVRNELSHRARLVCTLEPVPRVHGNEVRLGQVVVNLLVNALQALPERAVDENVVRICLRPGRGGSVELEVADNGHGMTPEVQRRIFDPFFTTKSVGEGTGLGLSICLTLVQAMGGRIEVQSAPGWGSTFRVVLPALVGAVQAPAQPGMPPREPRRGAPRRRLLLIDDEPAVGSSVARLVRDVYEVRAVQDAREALQLLSAGEQFDAILCDLMMPGMSGMDFVVELERLAPELALRTGLMTGGAFTAQAREFVGRHTRGLLEKPFERERLCTFVEHLLQ, from the coding sequence GTGCACGCAACGCTGGTGGCGGTACCCTCCGCCGTAGCGGAGGAGATCGAGCGCAGGTTGCGCGAGTCCGAGGCGGGCCGGCCCTGTCATGTCCTGCGTGTGGCCGGGGCCGTGGCGCTGCCCGTCGAGTCCGTGACGGAGGGCCTGGTCGTCGCCTGGGACGAGGGCGGCCCGCTGGAGGCGGCCCTCGCGACGTGTCAGCGCATCCACGCGTCCCGGGTGGCGTCGCGCACGCACTTCGTGCTGCTGACGGGGCGTGCTCCCTCGGACACGGAGGCGCTCGCCGAGGCCGGCGCCGACGAGTGCGTGGCCCCACCGGGCGCGCACTGGGGCGCGCGGCTGGTGGCGCTGAGCCGGCGGCTGCAGGCGGAGCGCGCCGGAGCGGACCTCCAGTCCATGCGCCGCACCGGGGACTTCCTGCGCAGCGCGCTCGACGCGCTGCCGGACCCGCTCTTCGTGAAGGACCGGCAGCACCGCTGGGTGGCCGTCAACAGCGCCTTCTGCCGGTTCATGGGCCACACCGCGGACGAGCTGCTGGGCCGCTCCGACTACGACTTCGTCCCCGCCCACGAGGCGGACGTCTTCTGGCGCAAGGACGAGCAGGTCTTCCGCTCCGGCGTCACCGACGAGAACGAGGAGACGCACACCGGCAGCACGGGCCAGTCGCGCCACCTGGTGACGAAGAAGGCCTCCTTCAGCAGCGCGGACGGTGAGTCGTTCCTCGTCGCCGTCATCCGGGACGTCACGGACCGCAAGCTGCTGGAGTCACAGCTGATGCTGGCCGAGCGCATGGCCTCGGTGGGCACGCTGGCCGCGGGCGTGGCGCACGAAATCAACAACCCGCTGGCCTACGTCAGCTCCAACCTGTCCTTCCTGCGCGACCGGCTGTCCCAGGCGGAGCTGGCGCCCGAGCAGCTTCCGGAGCTGCGCGAGGTGGTGGCGGAGGCGGAGGAGGGCGCCGGCCGCGTCAACGCCATCGTCCGGGACCTGCGCACCTTCGCCCGCGCGGAGGAGGACGGCCACGGCCCGGTGGACATCACCCGCGTGGTGGACGGGGCGCTCCGGCTGGTGCGCAACGAGCTGTCGCACCGGGCCCGGCTGGTGTGCACGCTCGAGCCGGTGCCGCGCGTGCACGGCAACGAGGTGCGCCTGGGGCAGGTGGTGGTCAATCTGCTGGTGAACGCGCTGCAGGCCCTGCCGGAGCGGGCGGTGGATGAGAACGTGGTGCGCATCTGCCTGCGCCCCGGCCGCGGCGGCTCGGTGGAGCTGGAGGTGGCGGACAACGGGCACGGCATGACGCCCGAGGTGCAGCGCCGCATCTTCGACCCGTTCTTCACCACCAAGTCCGTGGGCGAGGGCACCGGGCTGGGGCTGTCCATCTGCCTCACGCTGGTCCAGGCCATGGGCGGGCGCATCGAAGTCCAGAGCGCGCCAGGGTGGGGGAGCACCTTCCGCGTGGTGCTGCCCGCGCTCGTGGGCGCGGTGCAGGCCCCGGCACAGCCGGGCATGCCGCCGCGCGAGCCCCGCCGGGGAGCGCCGCGCCGGCGGCTGCTGCTCATCGACGACGAGCCGGCCGTGGGCAGCTCGGTGGCCCGGCTGGTGCGCGACGTGTACGAGGTGCGCGCCGTGCAGGACGCGCGCGAGGCGCTCCAGTTGCTGTCCGCCGGAGAGCAGTTCGATGCCATCCTCTGTGACCTGATGATGCCGGGCATGAGCGGGATGGACTTCGTGGTGGAGCTGGAGCGGCTGGCGCCGGAGCTGGCGCTGCGCACCGGGTTGATGACGGGCGGCGCCTTCACCGCGCAGGCGCGCGAGTTCGTGGGCCGCCACACGCGAGGGCTGCTGGAGAAGCCCTTCGAGCGCGAGCGGCTGTGCACCTTCGTGGAGCACCTGCTCCAATGA
- a CDS encoding M20/M25/M40 family metallo-hydrolase, with protein MNMKRLASAVMVLGCVSAFAKPPVAKAPDAKAPAEKAPAAKSKDPEVWITIGSDAVGFVNAALMGEGLAAPARVGEKGQVTALRLPESQLPLVSAVMHNQFHRCGGFFYHGTEAEALAAMNAPVVETPRSLAANYTLDNPYLVNTMQAGLDPANILATITHLSTTYPTRYFTSETGAAAAAWLADEWQGYVPLDRDDVAITLFGHSWLQPSVIATITGTTFPDEIVIVGGHLDSTTSSTTNPAAPGADDDASGIATLTEVLRVAMAQGYRPAKTVKFIAYAAEEVGLRGSQAIAQEHKANNRNVIGVLQLDMTNYKGSTVDVGIISDFTNAAQNTFVTNLIGTYIPGVQWANTQCNYACSDHASWNSAGFPVSMPFEALFDGRNQRIHSAADTLANTDVTGAHALKFAKIASAFVAELAEGTLTITDTTEPAVAITAPAAGATLTGSVSVTTTATDASGISRVEFLVDGAVKFTDTVAPYTFTWDTGATPNGAHTLEARAYDRVNLPATSAIQVTVSNSASVAGYDPALRAPRCFSVSESCDSGALLNGRANLGPEVNFPNTINNSCSDGLSGSYHSDESNDHIKVATVDGTPFGPGKLVRIEATVWCFNVTNDKLDLYYTGNAATSGSPAWTFIATLRPTAKGRQVLSTTYTLPAGAVQAVRARFRYGGSPTACGTSSYNDHDDLVFAVQP; from the coding sequence ATGAACATGAAGCGCCTGGCTTCGGCCGTCATGGTGCTTGGTTGTGTCTCGGCTTTCGCGAAGCCCCCCGTTGCGAAGGCTCCTGACGCGAAGGCTCCCGCCGAGAAGGCTCCGGCGGCGAAGTCCAAGGATCCGGAGGTGTGGATCACCATCGGCTCGGATGCCGTCGGCTTCGTGAACGCCGCGCTGATGGGGGAGGGGCTCGCCGCCCCCGCCCGCGTCGGCGAGAAGGGGCAGGTCACCGCGCTGCGCCTTCCCGAGTCCCAGCTGCCCCTGGTCTCCGCGGTGATGCACAACCAGTTCCACCGCTGCGGCGGCTTCTTCTACCACGGCACGGAGGCCGAGGCGCTGGCGGCGATGAACGCGCCCGTGGTGGAGACGCCTCGCTCGCTCGCGGCCAACTACACGCTGGACAACCCCTACCTCGTGAACACGATGCAGGCGGGCCTCGACCCGGCGAACATCCTCGCCACCATCACCCACCTGTCGACGACCTACCCGACGCGCTACTTCACGTCGGAGACGGGCGCGGCCGCGGCCGCCTGGCTGGCGGACGAGTGGCAGGGCTATGTCCCCCTGGACCGGGACGACGTGGCCATCACCCTCTTCGGCCACAGCTGGCTCCAGCCGTCGGTCATCGCCACCATCACCGGCACCACGTTCCCGGATGAAATCGTCATCGTCGGCGGGCACCTGGACTCCACCACCAGCTCGACCACGAACCCCGCCGCGCCCGGCGCGGACGATGATGCCTCCGGCATCGCCACCCTCACGGAGGTGCTGCGAGTGGCGATGGCCCAGGGCTACCGCCCGGCGAAGACGGTGAAGTTCATTGCTTACGCCGCCGAGGAGGTCGGCCTGCGGGGCTCGCAGGCGATTGCCCAGGAGCACAAGGCCAACAACCGCAACGTGATTGGCGTGCTCCAGCTGGACATGACGAACTACAAGGGCTCGACGGTGGACGTGGGCATCATCTCCGACTTCACCAACGCCGCGCAGAACACGTTCGTCACCAACCTCATCGGCACGTACATCCCGGGCGTGCAGTGGGCCAACACGCAGTGCAACTATGCGTGCTCGGACCACGCCTCCTGGAACTCGGCGGGCTTTCCGGTCTCCATGCCCTTCGAGGCCCTGTTCGACGGCAGAAACCAGAGAATCCACAGCGCGGCCGACACGCTCGCCAACACGGACGTCACCGGAGCGCACGCCCTGAAGTTCGCGAAGATTGCCTCCGCGTTCGTGGCGGAGCTGGCGGAGGGCACGCTGACGATTACGGACACCACGGAGCCCGCGGTCGCCATCACCGCGCCCGCGGCGGGCGCCACGTTGACGGGCTCGGTGAGCGTCACCACGACGGCCACGGATGCCTCGGGCATCAGCCGGGTGGAGTTCCTCGTGGACGGTGCGGTGAAGTTCACGGACACCGTCGCGCCGTACACCTTCACCTGGGACACGGGGGCCACCCCCAACGGCGCGCACACGCTGGAGGCGCGCGCCTACGACAGGGTGAACCTCCCGGCGACGAGCGCCATCCAGGTGACGGTGAGCAACTCCGCCAGCGTCGCGGGGTATGACCCGGCGCTGCGGGCGCCCCGCTGCTTCTCCGTCTCGGAGTCGTGTGACTCCGGCGCGCTGCTCAACGGCCGCGCCAACCTGGGGCCCGAGGTGAACTTCCCGAACACCATCAACAACTCGTGCTCGGACGGCCTGTCGGGCAGCTACCACTCGGACGAGTCCAACGACCACATCAAGGTGGCCACGGTGGACGGGACGCCCTTCGGTCCGGGCAAGCTGGTGCGCATCGAGGCGACGGTGTGGTGCTTCAACGTCACCAACGACAAGCTGGACCTGTACTACACGGGCAACGCCGCCACCTCCGGCAGCCCGGCGTGGACGTTCATCGCCACGCTGCGTCCGACCGCCAAGGGCCGGCAGGTGCTGTCCACGACGTACACGCTGCCCGCCGGCGCCGTGCAGGCCGTGCGCGCACGGTTCCGCTACGGCGGGAGCCCGACCGCCTGCGGCACGAGCTCCTATAACGACCACGACGACCTCGTGTTCGCCGTGCAGCCGTAG
- the mrtX gene encoding myxosortase MrtX, whose amino-acid sequence MSGAMATPWRPTAVQEAVGLWAVGFLGIIAAFLLFGGTSIPKLVATVGFLYLPLIPMRWRDEDYRDYGLTLRAWRQDVRLFLVLSAVVGPLFFLAFAGFVEVLPHLPHALARHLTPIVGEGHFRPRLPPRFGEWVIDQLFVVALPEEFFYRGYLQSRLRDAWPEGRRVLGGRLGRAFWVTALLFALGHLAIFQVWRLSVFFPALLFGWMRERTGTILGAALFHAACNLYVRFLEVSFFGSP is encoded by the coding sequence ATGAGCGGCGCCATGGCGACACCCTGGCGCCCCACCGCCGTGCAGGAAGCGGTGGGCCTGTGGGCCGTGGGCTTCCTGGGCATCATCGCCGCCTTCCTCCTCTTCGGCGGCACCAGCATCCCCAAGCTGGTGGCCACCGTGGGCTTCCTCTACCTGCCGCTCATCCCCATGCGCTGGCGGGATGAGGACTACCGCGACTACGGGCTGACGCTCCGGGCGTGGCGCCAGGACGTGCGCCTGTTCCTGGTGCTGTCCGCGGTTGTGGGGCCGCTGTTCTTCCTGGCCTTCGCCGGCTTCGTGGAGGTGCTGCCCCACCTGCCCCACGCGCTGGCGCGCCACCTGACGCCCATCGTCGGCGAGGGCCACTTCCGGCCCCGGCTGCCCCCGCGCTTCGGCGAGTGGGTCATCGACCAGCTCTTCGTCGTCGCGCTACCGGAGGAGTTCTTCTACCGGGGCTACCTCCAGAGCCGGCTGCGCGACGCGTGGCCGGAGGGCCGGCGCGTGCTGGGCGGCAGGCTGGGGCGCGCCTTCTGGGTGACGGCGCTCCTGTTCGCGCTGGGGCACCTGGCCATCTTCCAGGTGTGGCGCCTGTCCGTCTTCTTCCCCGCCCTGCTCTTCGGGTGGATGCGCGAGCGCACCGGCACCATCCTCGGCGCCGCCCTCTTCCACGCGGCCTGCAACCTCTACGTGCGCTTCCTCGAGGTGTCCTTCTTCGGAAGTCCCTGA
- a CDS encoding Rieske (2Fe-2S) protein → MTKIKLGPADFAEREMRGYEVGKRNVCIAKIQGRYKGLDDWCNHAGCLLSGGRIEENLVVCPCHEVGFDMDTGRNETSPGVCDDQPTVTVEVQDGTLVVELPDNT, encoded by the coding sequence ATGACGAAGATCAAGCTGGGTCCGGCGGATTTCGCCGAACGGGAGATGCGCGGCTACGAAGTCGGCAAGCGCAACGTGTGTATCGCGAAGATCCAGGGCCGCTACAAGGGGCTCGACGACTGGTGCAACCACGCGGGCTGCCTGCTGTCGGGCGGTCGCATCGAGGAAAACCTGGTCGTCTGTCCGTGCCACGAGGTCGGCTTCGACATGGACACCGGGCGCAACGAGACGTCCCCGGGCGTCTGTGACGACCAGCCGACAGTGACGGTCGAGGTCCAGGACGGAACCCTCGTCGTCGAGCTGCCCGACAACACCTGA
- a CDS encoding TIGR02757 family protein, producing MTPRSSRRTARDTGLTPQAADHLRPRLDAFLASTDARARIGFDPVEFPHRYTDARDIEVSALLAAALAYGRADLFRPKVDALLRRMGPSPAAFVRALDVSGACALLSGFVYRFNVGTDVAVLLLGMGRALREHGSLEALFVQGLEARGTLHGALDAFTTGLRQVPMDALRAALGPERGLHHLLPSPLGTGAAKRLNLFLRWMVRGPDTVDFGIWKRVPPAALLIPLDTHIGRISQHLGLTRRKDLTWRTAEEVTASLRALDAADPVRYDFALCHYGMSGACPAQPVPDNCARCSLLPACGVGPGLVAKMTQRVRETSGRGGNGIPKRGRR from the coding sequence GTGACACCGCGCTCCAGCCGGCGCACCGCCCGCGACACCGGGCTCACCCCCCAGGCGGCCGACCACCTGCGCCCGAGGCTGGACGCCTTCCTGGCCTCCACCGACGCCCGCGCCCGCATTGGCTTCGACCCGGTGGAGTTCCCCCACCGCTACACCGACGCGCGCGACATCGAGGTCAGCGCGCTGCTCGCCGCCGCCCTGGCCTACGGCCGCGCGGACCTGTTCCGCCCCAAGGTGGACGCCCTCCTGCGGCGCATGGGCCCCTCGCCCGCCGCTTTCGTCCGCGCGCTCGACGTGTCCGGCGCCTGCGCCCTGCTGTCGGGCTTCGTCTACCGCTTCAACGTGGGCACCGACGTCGCCGTCCTCCTGCTCGGCATGGGCCGCGCGCTGCGCGAGCACGGCAGCCTGGAGGCCCTCTTCGTCCAGGGCTTGGAGGCCCGCGGCACGCTGCACGGCGCGCTGGACGCCTTCACCACCGGCCTGCGCCAGGTGCCCATGGACGCGCTGCGCGCCGCGCTCGGCCCGGAGCGTGGCCTGCACCACCTGCTGCCCTCGCCCCTGGGCACCGGCGCCGCCAAGCGCCTCAACCTCTTCCTCCGGTGGATGGTGCGAGGCCCCGACACCGTGGACTTCGGCATCTGGAAGCGCGTGCCCCCCGCCGCGCTCCTCATCCCCCTGGACACGCACATCGGCCGCATCTCGCAGCACCTGGGCCTCACCCGGCGCAAGGACCTCACGTGGCGCACCGCCGAGGAGGTCACCGCCTCGCTGCGCGCGCTGGATGCCGCCGACCCCGTGCGCTACGACTTCGCCCTCTGCCACTACGGCATGAGCGGCGCCTGCCCCGCCCAGCCCGTCCCGGACAACTGCGCCCGCTGCTCCCTCCTGCCCGCCTGTGGTGTGGGCCCCGGACTGGTGGCGAAGATGACCCAGCGGGTCCGTGAAACCTCTGGCCGCGGAGGCAATGGAATCCCGAAACGGGGGCGACGTTGA
- the polX gene encoding DNA polymerase/3'-5' exonuclease PolX, whose amino-acid sequence MTPDVSPPTVDKAAVAQVLRDISILLQLQGEGGYRVRAYDMGADRIVGLPQELGPLVAEGRLESLPGIGPALAEKITELVTTGRLRYFEELKAKFPPGLLELTRLPDIGPKKVAALWRELQVGSVEDLERACREGRVRQLKGFGEKSEAKMLEGIAVYRRARGERKLLGDVLPIAEALLERMKAAPGVVRASLGGSVRRRAETVADVDIIASAPDPVPVLDALAHAPGVAAVLGKGGSKCSVRLEAGDLQVDLRVLPDEDYATALHHFTGSKAHHIRLRNLGQERGLKISEWGVHREDGTKVPVTDEAGLYALLDMQYVPPELREDNGEVEAAREGRLPQDLVTLEDVQGAVHAHSTWSDGKHSLEEMALAARELGLKYLTVTEHSEAAIYAGGLKVDDLKRQWEEIDRVNAAVPGVRLLKGIEVDILESGALDYADSVLEQLEVVIGSIHVRHGMDEDQMTRRLLTALDNPCLHILGHPTGRLLQSREPYPVRMEEVLERAAERGVAVEVNGKPARLDIKAEYIRQGLKHGVRLVVSCDAHRREDLRNLAFAVATARRGWARKSDILNTLPADRFITSLRARR is encoded by the coding sequence GTGACTCCAGACGTCAGCCCCCCCACCGTCGACAAGGCGGCAGTTGCCCAGGTCCTCCGGGACATCTCCATCCTGCTCCAGCTCCAGGGAGAGGGCGGATACCGCGTGCGCGCGTACGACATGGGCGCGGACCGCATCGTCGGCCTGCCCCAGGAGCTGGGGCCGCTCGTCGCGGAGGGCCGCCTGGAGAGCCTGCCGGGCATCGGCCCCGCGCTCGCCGAGAAGATCACCGAGCTGGTGACCACCGGACGCCTGCGCTACTTCGAGGAGCTGAAGGCGAAGTTCCCCCCGGGCCTGCTGGAGCTGACGCGGCTGCCGGACATCGGCCCCAAGAAGGTGGCCGCGCTCTGGCGCGAGCTCCAGGTGGGCAGCGTGGAGGACCTGGAGCGCGCCTGCCGCGAGGGCCGGGTGCGCCAGCTCAAGGGCTTCGGTGAGAAGAGCGAGGCGAAGATGCTGGAGGGCATCGCCGTGTACCGGCGCGCCCGCGGCGAGCGCAAGCTGCTGGGGGACGTGCTGCCCATCGCCGAGGCCCTGCTGGAGCGGATGAAGGCCGCCCCCGGCGTGGTGCGCGCCAGCCTGGGTGGCAGCGTGCGCCGCCGCGCGGAGACGGTGGCGGACGTGGACATCATCGCCTCGGCGCCGGACCCGGTGCCCGTGCTGGACGCGCTGGCCCACGCGCCGGGCGTGGCGGCGGTGCTGGGCAAGGGCGGCAGCAAGTGCTCCGTGCGGCTGGAGGCGGGAGACCTGCAGGTGGACCTGCGGGTGCTGCCGGACGAGGACTACGCCACCGCCCTGCACCACTTCACCGGCTCCAAGGCGCACCACATCCGCCTGCGCAACCTGGGCCAGGAGCGCGGCCTCAAGATTTCCGAGTGGGGCGTGCACCGCGAGGACGGCACCAAGGTGCCCGTGACGGACGAGGCCGGCCTCTACGCGCTGCTGGACATGCAGTACGTGCCGCCCGAGCTGCGCGAGGACAACGGCGAGGTGGAGGCCGCGCGCGAGGGCCGCCTGCCGCAGGACCTGGTGACGCTGGAGGACGTGCAGGGCGCCGTCCACGCGCACAGCACCTGGTCCGACGGGAAGCACTCGCTGGAGGAGATGGCGCTCGCCGCGCGCGAGCTGGGCCTGAAGTACCTCACCGTCACCGAGCACAGCGAGGCGGCCATCTACGCCGGCGGCCTCAAGGTGGACGACCTCAAGCGCCAGTGGGAGGAAATCGACCGCGTCAACGCGGCGGTGCCCGGGGTGCGCCTGCTCAAGGGCATCGAGGTGGACATCCTCGAGTCCGGCGCGCTCGACTACGCCGACAGCGTGCTGGAGCAGCTCGAGGTGGTCATCGGCTCCATCCATGTGCGGCACGGCATGGACGAGGACCAGATGACGCGCCGGCTGCTCACCGCGCTGGACAACCCGTGCCTCCACATCCTCGGGCACCCCACCGGCCGCCTCCTGCAGAGCCGCGAGCCCTACCCCGTCCGCATGGAGGAGGTGCTGGAGCGGGCCGCCGAGCGCGGCGTGGCCGTGGAGGTCAACGGCAAGCCGGCGCGGCTGGACATCAAGGCCGAGTACATCCGCCAGGGCCTGAAGCACGGGGTGCGGCTGGTGGTGAGCTGTGACGCGCACCGGCGGGAGGACCTGCGCAACCTGGCCTTCGCCGTGGCCACCGCCCGCCGGGGCTGGGCGCGGAAGTCGGACATCCTGAACACCCTCCCGGCGGACCGGTTCATCACCTCGCTGCGCGCCCGCCGGTGA
- a CDS encoding MXAN_2756 family trypsin-like serine endoprotease, translated as MSRLLPLLLCLACLPHPALAGEGRPSRADLQRVMEQHARSVVRVRGPKQASPGVIVGAAGQVLTSTEPVGGEAFVGLNAATVEHDGKALPARVVLANAALKVAVVAAPDGTYPAAPVKLLKEGDSLRGRWVVGVLPATKAQPARPVSAQVGSAPAPFFDVPLALPAGSPVFDSDGRLVAVVVQRHRRGCRVLPLTEVKVQLASADAP; from the coding sequence ATGTCCCGCCTGCTGCCGCTGCTCCTCTGTCTCGCCTGCCTGCCCCACCCCGCCCTCGCCGGGGAGGGCCGGCCCTCGCGCGCCGACCTGCAGCGGGTGATGGAGCAGCACGCGCGCTCGGTGGTGCGCGTGCGCGGCCCGAAGCAGGCCAGCCCGGGCGTCATCGTGGGCGCGGCCGGACAGGTGCTCACCTCCACGGAGCCGGTGGGCGGCGAGGCCTTCGTGGGCCTCAACGCCGCCACGGTGGAGCATGACGGGAAGGCCCTGCCCGCCCGGGTGGTGCTGGCCAACGCGGCCCTCAAGGTCGCGGTGGTGGCCGCGCCGGACGGCACCTACCCGGCCGCGCCGGTGAAGCTGCTCAAGGAGGGCGACAGCCTCCGGGGGCGGTGGGTGGTGGGCGTCCTTCCGGCCACGAAGGCCCAGCCCGCGCGGCCCGTGTCCGCGCAGGTGGGCAGCGCCCCGGCGCCCTTCTTCGACGTGCCCCTGGCGCTGCCGGCGGGCAGCCCGGTGTTCGACTCGGACGGGCGGCTGGTGGCGGTGGTGGTGCAGCGCCACCGGCGCGGCTGCCGGGTGCTGCCGCTGACCGAGGTGAAGGTGCAGCTCGCGTCGGCGGACGCGCCATGA
- a CDS encoding MogA/MoaB family molybdenum cofactor biosynthesis protein, whose amino-acid sequence MHVSAFVVTCSDSRDAAKDESGRVLREALEAAGHGLAGYTVVKDDPEAIRAALEQARQAGARAVVFNGGTGIGRRDTTVETLQALFEKELPGFGELFRMLSYRQIGSAAMMSRATAGTWQGMILFALPGSPRAVRLALDALILPELGHAVRELTR is encoded by the coding sequence GTGCACGTGAGCGCGTTCGTGGTGACGTGCTCGGACAGCCGGGACGCGGCGAAGGACGAGAGCGGCCGCGTGCTGCGCGAGGCCCTGGAGGCCGCGGGGCATGGCCTCGCCGGCTACACGGTGGTGAAGGACGACCCGGAGGCCATCCGCGCCGCGCTGGAGCAGGCACGGCAGGCGGGCGCGCGCGCCGTGGTGTTCAACGGCGGGACGGGCATTGGCCGGCGCGACACCACGGTGGAGACGCTCCAGGCCCTGTTCGAGAAGGAGCTGCCTGGCTTCGGCGAGCTCTTCCGGATGCTGTCGTACCGGCAGATTGGCAGCGCGGCGATGATGTCCCGGGCCACCGCGGGCACCTGGCAGGGGATGATCCTCTTCGCACTGCCAGGCTCACCCAGGGCCGTGCGGCTCGCGCTGGACGCGCTCATCCTCCCGGAGCTGGGCCATGCCGTCCGCGAGCTGACACGCTGA